A genomic region of Pogona vitticeps strain Pit_001003342236 chromosome Z, PviZW2.1, whole genome shotgun sequence contains the following coding sequences:
- the LOC144582995 gene encoding regulator of chromosome condensation-like — translation MPRKRALEKEDALKVKRTKVSHPSHQSKPGLVLTLGQGDLGQLGLGPDVLARKRPAVVKLPEKIIQAEAGGVHTVCLSETGKIYTFGCNDEGALGRDTSEEGSDSVPGLVDLKEKVVQVSAGDSHTAALTEDGRVFIWGAFRDENGVIGLLAPLKGEEDIESATGSPIPVELQLEVPIVRIASGSHHLALVSTTGNLYTCGCGDNGQLGRVPQIFAMRGGRRGLERLLLPQAVTIKQRGYKTKGHIRDVFCGSYLTIAITEEGHVIGFGLSNYYQLGSQGIDTFYSPKILTAFKNSTKSWVGFSAGQHHTVCLDSEGTVYSLGRADYGMLGLGEGVSEKSTPTIIPGLPKSSSVACGERVGYAVTEDGRAFAWGMGSNLQLATGDEEDAWSPVQMSGQQLENRTVLSVTGGGQHTVLLVKDQQS, via the exons ATGCCAAGAAAACGGGCTTTGGAAAAAGAAGATGCTCTCAAAGTGAAGCGGACTAAAG TCAGTCATCCATCACACCAATCAAAGCCTGGGCTGGTACTGACCTTGGGACAAGGGGACCTTGGACAGCTCGGCCTTGGGCCGGATGTGCTTGCCCGGAAGAGGCCCGCCGTggtgaagctccctgagaaaatCATCCAGGCCGAAGCAGGTGGTGTTCACACCGTGTGCCTCAGCGAGACAGGCAAG ATTTACACCTTTGGCTGCAACGATGAGGGTGCCTTGGGCAGAGACACTTCAGAGGAAGGTTCTGACTCCGTCCCGGGGCTGGTTGATTTGAAGGAGAAGGTGGTGCAGGTGTCTGCGGGGGACAGCCATACGGCAGCGTTGACAGAAGATGGCCGTGTTTTCATCTGGGGTGCTTTCCGG GATGAGAATGGAGTCATTGGCTTACTGGCTCctctgaagggggaggaggataTAGAGTCGGCAACTGGTAGCCCTATTCCTGTGGAGCTGCAGCTGGAGGTCCCTATTGTTAGAATAGCCTCAG gAAGCCATCATTTGGCATTGGTGTCCACGACAGGGAACTTGTACACGTGCGGTTGTGGAGACAATGGCCAGCTTGGCCGAGTGCCCCAAATCTTCGCCATGCGAGGGGGAAGAAGAGGTTTGG AGCGGCTGCTGCTCCCACAAGCCGTCACCATCAAACAGAGAGGCTACAAGACGAAGGGACACATTCGGGACGTCTTCTGTGGTTCCTATTTAACAATTGCCATCACCGAAGAGGGCCACGTCATTGGGTTTGGCCTTTCCAATTACTACCAGCTGG GTTCTCAAGGAATTGACACCTTTTATTCCCCGAAGATTCTGACAGCATTCAAGAACTCCACCAAATCCTGGGTTGGGTTCTCAGCTGGGCAACATCACACGGTGTGCCTTGATTCTGAAG GAACGGTATATAGTCTGGGCAGGGCAGATTATGGCATGTTAGGCCTGGGAGAGGGAGTTTCGGAGAAGAGCACCCCGACCATCATCCCGGGACTGCCAAAATCCTCTTCTGTAGCCTGCGGAGAACGAGTCGGCTATGCGGTCACCGAAGACG GCCGAGCCTTTGCGTGGGGCATGGGGTCTAACCTCCAACTTGCCACAGGAGACGAAGAGGATGCCTGGAGCCCCGTCCAGATGTCTGGCCAGCAGCTGGAGAATCGTACCGTCCTCTCTGTGACCGGCGGAGGACAGCACACGGTCTTGCTTGTCAAGGACCAGCAAAGTTGA